GTTCATGGTTGCTACGATGAACTTGTCGCGCTGTTACAGCAGGTCGAATTTACACCAGGCCAGGATACGCTCTGGCTGACCGGCGATCTGGTGGCCCGCGGCCCCGGCTCGCTGGAAGTGCTGCGCTACGTGCGTTCGCTCGGCGATTCCGTTCGCATGGTGCTGGGCAATCACGATCTGCATCTGCTGGCGGTTTTCGCGGGCATCAGCCGCAATAAACCGAAAGACCGGGTGACGCCGCTGCTCGAAGCGCCGGACGCCGACGAGCTTATCAACTGGCTGCGCCGCCAGCCGCTGTTGCAGGTGGATGAAGAGAAAAAGCTGGTGATGGCCCACGCGGGTATTACGCCGCAGTGGGATCTCGCTACCGCTCAGGCGTGCGCGCGCGATGTCGAGGCGGTACTGGCGAGCGACAGCTATCCGCTGTTCC
The genomic region above belongs to Cronobacter malonaticus LMG 23826 and contains:
- the apaH gene encoding bis(5'-nucleosyl)-tetraphosphatase (symmetrical) ApaH; protein product: MSTYLIGDVHGCYDELVALLQQVEFTPGQDTLWLTGDLVARGPGSLEVLRYVRSLGDSVRMVLGNHDLHLLAVFAGISRNKPKDRVTPLLEAPDADELINWLRRQPLLQVDEEKKLVMAHAGITPQWDLATAQACARDVEAVLASDSYPLFLDAMYGDMPNNWSPELTGLARLRFISNAFTRMRYCFPNGQLDMYCKESPENAPAPLKPWFAIPGPVAQEYAIVFGHWASLEGKGTPENIYGLDTGCCWGGTLTCLRWEDKAVFTQHSNRQTDSDDDKAAIAS